One window from the genome of [Mycobacterium] stephanolepidis encodes:
- a CDS encoding SMI1/KNR4 family protein yields MAMLADQQKALHEKDPVYDLPGPLQPATRKDIRVQERQRGLYLDADHRELLQVSDGLRSFCGFDDLFSFADSMPGSKNWEGMKAYIEGASLTPEYFGAHSFNQLIPVLGTEDDYVMTIAVAHSYFSDEPGTVFELGGDGPNGIGQYPTLMDAVRSKSEWYQKELRSKNG; encoded by the coding sequence GTGGCGATGCTCGCCGACCAGCAGAAGGCCCTGCACGAGAAGGACCCTGTGTACGACCTTCCCGGCCCGCTCCAGCCGGCAACACGCAAAGACATCCGCGTACAGGAACGCCAGCGGGGCCTGTACCTCGACGCCGATCACCGGGAGCTGCTCCAGGTCTCCGACGGCCTGCGCTCCTTCTGCGGCTTCGATGACTTGTTCTCATTCGCGGACTCGATGCCCGGCTCGAAGAACTGGGAGGGCATGAAGGCGTACATCGAGGGCGCGTCGCTGACTCCCGAATACTTCGGCGCCCACTCCTTCAACCAACTGATTCCCGTCCTCGGCACCGAGGACGATTACGTCATGACCATCGCCGTTGCCCACTCGTACTTCAGTGATGAACCCGGCACCGTCTTCGAGCTCGGCGGTGACGGTCCCAACGGGATCGGCCAGTACCCGACGTTGATGGACGCGGTGAGGAGCAAGTCGGAGTGGTACCAGAAGGAGCTGCGGAGCAAGAACGGATAG
- the car gene encoding carboxylic acid reductase, with translation MTVNNDTDPQLEQLTRRIENLRESDPQFRDTLPDPAVAEQVLRPGLHLSEAIATLMTGYATRPALGERARELVTDHDGRTIQRLLPRFETTTYGELWSRTTSVAASWHHDPAHPVKGGDLVATLGFTSIDYTVLDLAIMILGGVAVPLQTSAPASQWTTILAEAEPNTLAVSVELIGVALESVLATPSIKQVVVFDYTPEVDAQREAYEAAGARLAGTGIAIETLDAVIARGTDLPAAPLYAPSRGDDPLALLIYTSGSTGAPKGAMHSENIVRRWWIREDVMAGTENLPMIGLNFMPMSHIMGRGTLTSTLSTGGLGYFAASSDMSTLFEDMELIRPTALALVPRVCDMVFQRFQTEVDRRLAGDHTADADAVAADVKSEIRNSLFGGRVLAVMVGSAPLSDELGEFIESCFELHLTDGYGSTEAGMVFRDGIVQRPPVIEYKLVDVPELGYFSTDQPHPRGELLLKTDGMFLGYYKRPEVTAGVFDESGFYMTGDIVTELAHDNIRIVDRRNNVLKLSQGEFVAVATLEAEYANSPVVHQIYVYGSSERSYLLAVVVPTPHAVAAAKGDETALKATIAESLQDIARELQLQSYEIPRDFIIEPQPFTQGNGLLTGIAKLARPNLKAHYGDRLEQMYADIAEQQAAELRALHSVDPDKPALETVLKAAQALLGVSSAELSADAHFTDLGGDSLSALSFSDLLRDIFGVEVPVGVIVSAANDLGGVAQFIDEQRHSGGDRPTADTVHGAGHTEIRAADLTLDKFIDEATLRAAPTLPRAVGTPQTVLLTGSNGYLGHYLALEWLERLDKTGGKLIVIVRGKDAQAAYRRLEEAFDTGDAGLLTHFRALAEQHLEVLAGDIGDPNLGLDADTWQRLADTVDIIVHPAALVNHVLPYRQLFGPNVVGTAEIIKLALTTKIKPVTYLSTVAVAAYVDPSTFDEESDIRLISAVRPVDELYANGYGNSKWAGEVLLRETHDLCGLPVAVFRSDMILAHSHYTGQLNVPDQFTRLILSLIATGIAPGSFYQAHATGERPRAHYDGLPGDFTAEAITTLGTQVPEGPEAYVTYDCVNPHSDGISLDNFVDWLIDAGYPIQRIDNYSDWFDRFDTAIRGLPEKQKQHSLLPLLHAFEQPSGAEDHGVVPAKRFQHAVQAAGIGSVGQDGTTDIPHLSQQLIVKYATDLEQLGLL, from the coding sequence ATGACCGTGAACAACGACACCGACCCGCAGCTGGAGCAGCTGACCCGTCGTATCGAGAATCTGCGCGAGAGCGATCCCCAGTTCCGCGACACCCTGCCCGACCCCGCTGTCGCCGAGCAGGTGTTGCGCCCAGGTCTACACCTCTCCGAAGCCATCGCGACCTTGATGACCGGATACGCCACGCGCCCCGCGCTGGGCGAGCGGGCACGCGAACTGGTCACCGACCATGACGGCCGGACCATCCAGCGTCTTCTCCCCCGTTTCGAAACCACCACATACGGTGAATTATGGTCACGGACAACATCCGTCGCCGCGTCGTGGCACCACGACCCAGCCCACCCGGTCAAGGGCGGCGATCTGGTGGCGACCCTCGGATTCACCAGCATCGACTACACCGTGCTGGATCTGGCGATCATGATTCTCGGCGGAGTGGCAGTGCCGCTGCAGACCAGCGCGCCGGCCTCACAGTGGACCACCATCCTGGCCGAGGCCGAACCCAACACCCTCGCCGTTAGTGTCGAATTGATCGGCGTGGCACTGGAATCCGTACTGGCGACCCCCTCGATCAAACAGGTCGTGGTGTTCGACTACACCCCTGAAGTCGATGCGCAACGCGAGGCGTACGAGGCCGCCGGGGCACGGCTTGCGGGAACCGGTATCGCCATCGAAACACTCGATGCGGTGATCGCCCGCGGCACCGACCTTCCCGCAGCCCCGCTCTACGCGCCCTCTCGGGGCGACGATCCGCTGGCCCTGCTCATTTACACCTCCGGCAGTACCGGTGCTCCGAAGGGCGCCATGCACAGTGAAAACATCGTGCGCCGCTGGTGGATTCGTGAAGACGTCATGGCTGGGACCGAAAACCTGCCCATGATCGGCCTGAATTTCATGCCGATGAGTCACATCATGGGCCGCGGAACCCTCACCTCCACCCTGTCCACCGGTGGCCTCGGGTACTTCGCCGCATCCAGCGACATGTCAACACTTTTCGAAGACATGGAGCTGATTCGCCCCACCGCTCTAGCACTGGTCCCCCGTGTCTGCGACATGGTCTTCCAACGGTTCCAGACAGAGGTGGATCGCCGCCTGGCCGGCGACCACACCGCCGATGCGGACGCGGTGGCCGCAGACGTCAAATCCGAGATCCGCAACAGCCTCTTCGGTGGCCGCGTGCTGGCGGTCATGGTGGGCTCGGCGCCATTGTCCGATGAGTTGGGCGAGTTCATCGAGTCCTGTTTCGAGCTGCATCTGACCGACGGTTATGGATCCACCGAGGCCGGCATGGTGTTCCGCGATGGAATTGTGCAGCGGCCCCCGGTCATTGAGTACAAGCTCGTCGATGTGCCCGAGCTGGGCTACTTCTCCACCGACCAACCGCATCCGCGGGGCGAGCTGCTGCTGAAGACGGACGGCATGTTCCTCGGGTACTACAAGCGGCCCGAGGTCACCGCGGGCGTCTTCGACGAGAGCGGTTTCTACATGACCGGCGATATCGTCACCGAGCTCGCGCACGACAACATCCGGATTGTCGATCGCCGCAACAACGTTCTCAAGCTGTCCCAGGGCGAGTTCGTCGCGGTCGCGACCCTGGAAGCCGAGTACGCCAACAGTCCAGTGGTGCACCAGATCTACGTGTACGGCAGCAGCGAGCGGTCCTACCTGCTGGCGGTCGTCGTACCGACACCTCACGCCGTCGCCGCCGCCAAGGGTGACGAGACGGCGCTCAAGGCGACCATCGCCGAATCCCTGCAGGACATCGCCAGAGAGCTCCAGCTGCAGTCCTACGAAATCCCACGCGACTTCATCATCGAGCCGCAGCCGTTCACCCAGGGCAACGGACTGCTGACCGGTATCGCCAAGCTGGCTCGCCCGAACCTCAAGGCACACTACGGCGATCGTCTGGAACAGATGTACGCCGACATCGCCGAACAGCAGGCCGCCGAGCTGCGCGCGCTGCACAGCGTCGATCCCGACAAGCCCGCGCTGGAGACGGTACTCAAGGCCGCACAGGCCTTGCTCGGCGTCTCGTCGGCCGAACTCTCCGCAGACGCGCACTTCACCGATCTGGGTGGCGATTCGCTCTCGGCCCTCTCCTTCTCGGATCTACTGCGGGACATCTTCGGCGTCGAGGTTCCCGTCGGTGTCATCGTCAGTGCCGCCAACGACCTCGGCGGTGTCGCGCAATTCATTGACGAGCAACGCCATTCGGGTGGCGACCGTCCCACCGCAGACACGGTCCACGGAGCCGGGCACACCGAGATCCGCGCCGCCGACCTGACCCTGGACAAGTTCATCGACGAGGCCACCCTGCGTGCCGCCCCCACGCTCCCGAGGGCCGTCGGAACCCCCCAGACCGTGCTGCTCACCGGCTCCAACGGCTACCTGGGCCACTATCTGGCACTGGAATGGCTTGAACGCCTGGACAAAACGGGCGGAAAGCTGATCGTCATCGTTCGCGGCAAAGATGCGCAGGCCGCCTACCGCCGCCTGGAAGAGGCGTTCGACACCGGCGATGCAGGACTGCTGACGCACTTCCGTGCGCTGGCCGAACAGCACCTGGAGGTACTTGCCGGCGATATCGGTGACCCGAACCTGGGACTGGATGCCGACACCTGGCAACGCCTGGCCGACACCGTGGACATCATCGTGCATCCCGCGGCCCTGGTGAACCACGTACTGCCCTACCGGCAGCTGTTCGGCCCGAATGTCGTTGGCACCGCGGAAATCATCAAGCTGGCGCTGACCACCAAGATCAAACCCGTCACCTATCTGTCGACGGTGGCGGTCGCGGCGTACGTCGATCCGAGCACCTTCGATGAAGAGTCCGACATCCGGCTCATCAGCGCGGTGCGACCCGTGGACGAGCTGTATGCGAACGGATACGGCAACAGCAAGTGGGCCGGTGAGGTGCTGCTGCGGGAGACACACGACCTATGCGGCCTGCCGGTCGCAGTATTCCGCTCCGACATGATCCTGGCCCACAGCCACTACACCGGCCAGCTCAACGTCCCCGACCAATTCACCCGCCTGATCCTGAGCCTGATCGCCACCGGCATCGCACCCGGCTCCTTCTACCAAGCACACGCGACAGGCGAACGCCCACGCGCCCACTATGACGGACTACCGGGTGACTTCACCGCCGAGGCGATCACCACGCTGGGCACGCAGGTGCCGGAGGGCCCGGAGGCGTATGTGACCTACGACTGCGTCAATCCGCACTCCGACGGCATCTCACTGGACAACTTCGTCGACTGGCTCATCGACGCCGGATATCCCATCCAGCGCATCGACAACTACAGCGACTGGTTCGACCGCTTCGACACCGCCATCCGCGGCCTACCCGAAAAACAAAAGCAGCACTCCCTGCTACCACTACTGCACGCGTTCGAGCAGCCGTCCGGCGCAGAAGACCACGGCGTCGTTCCGGCCAAGCGTTTCCAGCACGCGGTGCAGGCCGCTGGAATCGGTTCGGTCGGACAGGACGGCACCACAGACATTCCGCATCTGTCGCAGCAGTTGATCGTCAAGTACGCGACCGACCTGGAACAGCTCGGGCTCCTGTAG
- a CDS encoding GNAT family N-acetyltransferase, whose translation MTREIRDIDSTNEAVAHRVIATAFAEDPVVRWVNSDPRRDVATFRGISLTLHGSGQGEYLLYEDGVAVGAAHWDPPSWEPPAAQRMRAIPLLLGAIRLGVVRGVALARAAAAVRPTHPHWYLATIGAAIPGKGIGSELLKHQIDQIEGPAYLESSNIRNNPLYERFGFTVVDEIKPVADGPTLWAMYRD comes from the coding sequence ATGACCCGCGAGATCCGAGACATCGACTCCACCAATGAAGCCGTTGCCCACCGCGTGATCGCGACGGCGTTCGCAGAGGATCCCGTGGTCCGATGGGTGAACTCCGACCCCCGACGAGACGTGGCCACCTTCCGTGGCATCTCGCTGACGCTGCACGGCTCCGGCCAAGGCGAGTACCTGCTCTACGAGGACGGCGTAGCGGTCGGAGCCGCACATTGGGATCCTCCGAGCTGGGAGCCGCCCGCCGCACAGCGGATGCGGGCCATCCCGCTGCTCCTCGGAGCGATCCGGCTGGGTGTGGTGCGTGGCGTTGCCCTGGCGCGTGCCGCTGCCGCGGTCCGGCCCACACACCCGCACTGGTATCTGGCGACCATCGGCGCCGCCATCCCCGGCAAGGGCATTGGGTCCGAACTTCTCAAACACCAGATCGACCAGATCGAGGGACCCGCATATCTGGAGAGCTCGAACATCCGCAACAACCCGCTGTACGAACGCTTCGGCTTCACGGTGGTCGATGAGATCAAACCGGTGGCCGACGGCCCGACACTGTGGGCGATGTACCGAGACTGA
- a CDS encoding MFS transporter, whose amino-acid sequence MTSCKSTATENATPEGARAGRRTWFGLATLLLPVFLVSMDVSVLFLAMPRLSESLNPTAAEQLWILDVYGFLLAGLLITMGNLGDRWGRRRLMLWGATLFGLASVIAAFAPTPLTLIAARALMGIGGATLLPASLALIGVMFPNARQKALAVGIWAAAFSFGAAVGPVIGGMLLHHYWWGSVFLINVPVLIVLLLTANALIPEYRNPVLEPFDLAGVALSMVGIMTFVYAVKAMATHGFSPAVAITGAIGVLTLAVFVRQQMRNPHPLLALDLFRNRTFTVAIVGTIAAMATFGASTYLTGLYLQSVLGFDVLAAAFLGLPMALTVAYFSMDAARIERLLGERWTFVTSLLAMAVGNAVLLALGPHGPVGVYIAATVIVGAGAGVMFTFVSAVALNAAPTERAGQATGISEMSFELGTAFGLALFGALASAIFAARTHVHETLGQAMAHAKDLGGEAGAAAAELARTGWTDGIHAVAGMSTLLLVATALAAALVMRHTDT is encoded by the coding sequence ATGACCAGCTGCAAGAGCACAGCGACCGAAAACGCGACGCCCGAAGGCGCCCGCGCTGGACGCCGTACCTGGTTCGGGCTCGCCACCCTGCTACTGCCCGTGTTCCTGGTCTCCATGGATGTCTCGGTGCTGTTCCTGGCGATGCCACGGCTGTCCGAGTCACTCAACCCGACCGCGGCCGAACAGCTCTGGATCCTGGACGTGTACGGATTCCTACTCGCCGGCCTGCTGATCACCATGGGCAATCTGGGTGACCGGTGGGGGCGTCGGCGCCTCATGCTGTGGGGGGCGACGCTTTTCGGCCTCGCATCGGTGATCGCGGCGTTCGCACCCACACCACTGACCCTGATCGCGGCCCGCGCGCTGATGGGCATCGGTGGAGCCACCCTGCTGCCTGCCAGCCTGGCGCTTATCGGTGTCATGTTCCCCAATGCTCGCCAGAAGGCCCTCGCGGTCGGCATCTGGGCCGCAGCCTTCTCCTTCGGCGCGGCGGTCGGCCCCGTCATCGGCGGCATGCTGTTGCACCACTACTGGTGGGGCTCGGTGTTCCTCATCAACGTCCCGGTGCTGATCGTGCTGCTGCTCACCGCGAACGCGCTCATCCCCGAATACCGAAACCCGGTCCTGGAGCCGTTCGATCTCGCCGGCGTCGCGTTGTCCATGGTCGGCATCATGACCTTTGTCTATGCCGTGAAAGCCATGGCCACACATGGCTTCTCGCCTGCGGTGGCGATCACCGGAGCGATCGGCGTACTGACCCTCGCGGTATTCGTCCGCCAGCAGATGCGGAATCCTCATCCGCTGTTGGCACTCGACTTGTTCCGCAATCGGACCTTCACCGTGGCGATCGTCGGCACCATCGCCGCGATGGCCACCTTCGGTGCGTCTACCTACCTCACCGGGCTCTACCTGCAGTCCGTGCTCGGTTTCGACGTGCTGGCCGCCGCGTTCCTGGGACTGCCGATGGCACTGACCGTCGCCTACTTCTCGATGGACGCCGCACGCATCGAGCGGCTGCTCGGCGAGCGCTGGACATTCGTGACGTCTCTGCTGGCCATGGCCGTGGGCAATGCGGTACTGCTCGCGCTGGGCCCACATGGGCCGGTCGGCGTCTACATCGCGGCAACGGTGATCGTCGGTGCCGGAGCCGGCGTCATGTTCACCTTCGTCTCCGCGGTGGCGCTCAATGCCGCCCCGACCGAGCGCGCCGGGCAGGCCACGGGCATCTCGGAGATGAGCTTCGAGCTCGGGACTGCCTTCGGGCTCGCGCTGTTCGGCGCCCTCGCCTCGGCGATATTCGCCGCACGCACCCACGTGCACGAGACACTCGGGCAGGCGATGGCGCACGCCAAGGATCTCGGCGGCGAGGCTGGTGCCGCCGCGGCCGAGCTCGCCAGAACCGGATGGACCGACGGAATCCATGCGGTCGCCGGGATGTCGACACTGCTCCTGGTCGCCACCGCGCTGGCGGCCGCCCTCGTGATGCGTCACACCGACACCTGA
- a CDS encoding GatB/YqeY domain-containing protein — protein MTSFHDPYVLRSTMRADLSVAMKTRNSRTVSALRTAIAAIDNAESVDDTAQTVRDTTHIAGAASGLGSAEAARRVLSPTDVRAILRAQIDDRATEAARYDVLGQAQAAAQLREEAAIIAGYL, from the coding sequence ATGACATCGTTCCACGACCCCTACGTGCTGCGCTCAACCATGCGCGCAGATCTCTCCGTAGCGATGAAGACCCGCAACAGCCGGACCGTCAGCGCACTACGGACGGCGATCGCCGCGATCGACAACGCCGAGTCGGTGGACGACACGGCCCAGACAGTGCGGGACACCACTCATATCGCCGGTGCGGCAAGCGGTCTCGGATCAGCGGAAGCGGCCCGTCGAGTGCTCTCCCCCACGGATGTTCGCGCGATTCTGCGCGCGCAGATCGACGATCGGGCCACCGAGGCCGCACGCTACGACGTGCTCGGCCAGGCCCAGGCAGCGGCGCAGCTGCGTGAGGAAGCGGCGATCATCGCCGGCTATCTATAG
- a CDS encoding M48 family metallopeptidase: MSDLPTRTYIEFPGISTRAWEHPADRAALQTLRSLKGFDTVLKALATLLRERQHRLMYLATAIRVDDRQFSSLNDTLNDCARVLDAPEIPELYVIQGPYANAFTIGMDRPFIVLTSGLLDLMNEQELRFVVGHELGHALSGHAVYRTMLLHLMRLAGNLGWMPIGGWALRAVVAALMEWQRKSELSGDRAGMLCGQDVDTAIRVEMKLAGGSRLDEMDTQRFLAQAAEYERTGDMRDGVLKLLNLELQSHPFSVLRAAELTKWIDRGEYGAILGGNYPRREDDAQSDLGSDFRSAARSYKDNFDSSADPLISALRNFGSTLDGVVNVVGQGVNDVASDVRRRFSQWRNNSDDEPRDGDA, from the coding sequence ATGTCCGATCTGCCCACCCGCACCTATATCGAGTTTCCCGGAATCAGCACCCGCGCCTGGGAACACCCTGCAGACCGGGCCGCTCTGCAAACATTACGCAGCCTCAAGGGCTTCGACACCGTCCTCAAGGCGCTGGCCACACTGTTGCGCGAACGCCAGCATCGGCTGATGTACCTGGCCACCGCCATCCGCGTCGACGATCGTCAGTTCAGCTCGCTCAATGACACCCTCAATGATTGCGCCCGCGTCCTCGACGCCCCCGAAATCCCCGAGCTGTACGTCATTCAAGGGCCGTACGCCAACGCGTTCACCATCGGGATGGACCGACCATTCATCGTGCTCACCTCCGGCCTACTGGACCTAATGAATGAACAGGAGCTGCGCTTCGTCGTCGGCCACGAACTCGGGCACGCACTGTCCGGGCATGCCGTGTATCGCACAATGCTGCTGCACCTGATGCGGCTGGCCGGGAATCTCGGCTGGATGCCGATCGGCGGGTGGGCGCTGCGCGCCGTCGTCGCCGCGCTCATGGAATGGCAGCGCAAGTCCGAGCTCTCCGGCGACCGCGCCGGAATGCTCTGCGGGCAAGACGTGGATACCGCGATCCGCGTGGAGATGAAGCTGGCCGGCGGGTCACGCCTCGACGAGATGGATACGCAGCGCTTCCTGGCGCAGGCCGCCGAGTACGAGCGCACCGGGGACATGCGTGACGGCGTGCTCAAATTGCTCAATTTGGAATTGCAATCGCACCCCTTCTCGGTGCTGCGGGCCGCCGAACTGACCAAGTGGATCGACCGCGGCGAATATGGCGCGATACTCGGCGGCAACTACCCGCGGCGCGAAGACGACGCACAGTCCGATTTGGGCTCTGATTTCCGTTCCGCGGCAAGATCATACAAAGACAATTTCGATTCGTCGGCCGATCCGCTGATCTCCGCACTGCGTAACTTCGGGTCCACCCTCGATGGCGTCGTGAACGTCGTCGGGCAAGGGGTCAACGATGTCGCCAGCGACGTGCGCCGCCGATTTTCGCAGTGGCGCAACAACTCCGACGATGAGCCACGCGATGGCGACGCCTGA
- a CDS encoding TetR/AcrR family transcriptional regulator, producing the protein MTDPRLTLESIVAKAITIADSDGLAGVSMRKIADALGVGAMSLYRHVADKDALLVEMTAEVTRRFAYPQEMMGDPDWRTRVRVAVEYDFNLYSTHPWVLLAYAVPRNGMQPETLVCFDWLLETFSHLGVPVPEAAELAFQVWSYSQGVGLGAVGGQLVSPGARTDFSGLSELIDGNVGVPESPRLAALVGVGDLPQVTNPREVIVKGVEILCDGIARRYASL; encoded by the coding sequence GTGACCGATCCGCGTCTGACGCTGGAATCGATTGTTGCCAAGGCCATTACGATTGCCGATTCGGATGGCTTGGCCGGTGTCTCCATGCGCAAGATCGCCGATGCCCTCGGGGTGGGAGCGATGTCGCTGTACCGTCACGTGGCCGACAAGGATGCGCTACTGGTCGAGATGACCGCTGAGGTCACCCGGCGGTTCGCCTACCCCCAAGAGATGATGGGCGACCCGGACTGGCGTACGCGGGTACGCGTCGCCGTCGAGTACGACTTCAATCTGTACAGCACTCACCCCTGGGTGCTGTTGGCGTACGCGGTGCCGCGCAACGGCATGCAACCCGAGACCCTGGTGTGCTTCGACTGGTTACTGGAGACCTTCAGCCACCTCGGGGTACCCGTGCCCGAGGCGGCGGAGTTGGCGTTTCAGGTGTGGAGCTATTCGCAGGGTGTCGGCCTGGGTGCGGTCGGCGGGCAGCTCGTCTCCCCGGGCGCACGTACGGACTTTTCGGGTTTGTCGGAACTGATCGATGGCAACGTCGGTGTACCGGAGTCCCCGCGACTGGCCGCGCTGGTGGGGGTGGGTGACCTGCCGCAGGTGACCAATCCGCGCGAGGTGATCGTCAAGGGTGTCGAGATCCTGTGCGACGGCATTGCCCGGCGCTACGCGTCGCTATAG
- a CDS encoding class I SAM-dependent methyltransferase — protein MDTVVRQVRRVGDLPFPHQAAFILDNPIHRKFVNPAGVAERLALRGDERVLEIGPGPGIFSVQIAPRLPAGHLDLFDVQPEMLDKVKRKLDRAGHRNAEFHSGDAGNGLPFPDKSFDVAFLASVIGEVPDKTACIRSLHKALKPGGRLIFQEIFLDPDRLGISELRALAEPEGFDFTSATGSRWRDIVEFTRATR, from the coding sequence ATGGACACCGTGGTACGCCAGGTGCGCCGGGTCGGCGACCTTCCGTTTCCACACCAGGCGGCATTCATTCTCGATAATCCGATTCATCGAAAGTTCGTGAATCCGGCCGGCGTGGCCGAGCGGTTGGCGCTACGGGGCGACGAACGTGTGCTGGAGATCGGCCCGGGCCCGGGAATCTTCAGCGTGCAGATCGCCCCGCGACTCCCTGCCGGCCACCTGGACCTTTTCGATGTACAGCCGGAGATGCTCGACAAGGTCAAACGCAAACTCGATCGGGCCGGACACCGGAACGCAGAATTTCACTCGGGCGATGCCGGCAATGGACTTCCCTTCCCGGACAAATCTTTTGACGTCGCCTTCCTCGCCAGCGTGATCGGCGAAGTTCCCGACAAAACGGCATGCATCCGCTCACTGCATAAGGCACTCAAACCCGGCGGGCGCCTGATCTTCCAGGAAATCTTCCTCGACCCCGATCGCCTCGGCATCTCCGAGCTGCGAGCCCTCGCCGAACCAGAGGGTTTCGACTTCACCTCTGCCACCGGAAGCCGGTGGCGCGACATCGTGGAGTTCACCCGAGCCACGCGCTAG